A DNA window from Iodobacter ciconiae contains the following coding sequences:
- a CDS encoding helix-turn-helix transcriptional regulator: MSELNSPPNTILRLPDVLARTGLSRSSIYSKMDKHSKYYDPFFPKKIQIGARAIGFIESEINNWIASLVGP; the protein is encoded by the coding sequence ATGTCTGAACTCAATTCGCCTCCAAATACGATTCTTCGGCTACCTGATGTACTTGCACGCACAGGTCTGTCGCGCTCATCGATTTACTCGAAGATGGATAAACACAGTAAATACTACGATCCATTTTTCCCTAAGAAGATTCAAATTGGGGCCAGAGCAATTGGCTTTATTGAGTCAGAAATAAACAATTGGATTGCTTCATTGGTAGGCCCGTAA
- a CDS encoding lecithin retinol acyltransferase family protein, which translates to MRVSIDHKGKNIMQLGDHLVSERIGYSHHGLYIGRNRVIHYSGSSLGELQTGVIEIIDLETFCQGNGYSVRSYPFRIYDRETSIERAKSRLGEDWYNVLLNNCEHFVTWCILGLHSSSQVNHVIDGIMVSEAILNDAVETTVVEMISGLAIQHAKEGTTRHLVPAVSTALGTAAAMSTSASISTGVISTLTATTLSSIALPAIAGSLIGYGALKLLGSFFDD; encoded by the coding sequence ATGCGCGTAAGTATCGATCACAAAGGAAAAAACATCATGCAACTAGGCGATCATTTAGTGTCAGAGCGCATTGGCTACTCGCATCACGGCCTTTATATCGGGCGCAATCGCGTGATTCATTATTCAGGCTCTTCACTGGGAGAATTACAAACGGGAGTGATTGAAATCATTGATCTGGAAACCTTTTGCCAGGGGAACGGCTATAGCGTGAGAAGCTACCCTTTCCGTATTTACGATCGTGAAACCAGCATTGAGCGTGCTAAATCGCGTTTGGGGGAGGATTGGTACAACGTGCTGTTGAATAACTGCGAGCACTTTGTGACGTGGTGCATTCTGGGGCTGCACTCCAGCTCGCAAGTCAATCACGTGATTGATGGCATTATGGTTAGCGAGGCCATTCTTAATGATGCGGTGGAAACAACCGTGGTTGAAATGATCTCTGGCTTGGCGATTCAGCACGCTAAAGAAGGTACAACAAGGCATTTAGTACCTGCTGTTTCAACCGCGCTAGGCACTGCCGCCGCCATGTCTACTTCTGCGAGCATAAGCACAGGCGTTATTTCAACGCTCACGGCAACAACGCTAAGCTCAATTGCTCTTCCTGCGATTGCAGGCTCATTGATCGGCTATGGTGCGCTGAAATTGCTGGGGAGTTTTTTTGATGATTAG
- a CDS encoding DUF3987 domain-containing protein: MIESTMKNRFYTEEDARRAREKQEKKRQEYADKNTLCEYPVEYWPDFGRKLLNEVAFNLGVPTSAVAQGILTSIAAALQGNLRVTGYGENDINVVIAMLNAQMTGTGKTRVLLKCLEPIKKFENMLKDNAEKEKNELYIEKELWKCKKKIISKEMDRKNDEATKKELLSEMKFLLENKPKEGADIQIIYHSCNLAALIGGMIKYGRSAIVANDEAFNVLKYKILPSCDLANTMIDGGDYCSIGVTKGREVLKSFRLNFNLSIQNSLLASLIRTNGKVMRESGFSSRLLFSYSNVSGCNKKNIGKKLSQKYFEEFEFRIMRIAEKFHLDRVIQIGITADAMRVLSQLNTKCHDSTRYGGEYEKCTDFINRVPQHTIKVAALMMMLENPDAEEINSSVMESAVEVISYHADAYSLIFESEINYNKVGIELESRDLLEVIKNKQDFFGLRKVWLMQNGPKALRPKNRLDLALEYLENSGLVEIREYKNITHVRAILI, translated from the coding sequence ATGATTGAATCTACTATGAAAAATAGATTTTATACAGAAGAAGATGCACGAAGGGCTAGAGAGAAGCAAGAAAAAAAACGGCAAGAATATGCGGATAAAAATACACTATGTGAATATCCAGTTGAATACTGGCCGGACTTTGGTAGGAAGTTACTTAATGAAGTAGCCTTTAATTTAGGAGTTCCGACTAGTGCTGTTGCGCAGGGCATTCTTACATCCATAGCTGCAGCTCTTCAAGGAAATCTTCGAGTAACAGGTTATGGTGAGAATGATATTAATGTTGTTATAGCAATGCTTAATGCTCAAATGACCGGTACTGGCAAGACTAGAGTATTACTAAAATGTCTTGAGCCGATAAAAAAGTTCGAAAATATGCTTAAAGACAATGCTGAGAAGGAAAAGAATGAATTGTACATTGAGAAAGAGTTGTGGAAGTGTAAGAAAAAGATAATCTCTAAAGAAATGGATAGGAAAAATGATGAGGCCACAAAAAAAGAACTTCTAAGTGAGATGAAGTTTTTATTGGAAAATAAACCAAAAGAAGGGGCGGATATTCAAATCATATACCACTCATGCAATCTTGCTGCATTAATTGGCGGTATGATTAAATATGGTAGATCGGCTATTGTTGCCAATGATGAGGCATTTAATGTTTTGAAATATAAAATTTTACCAAGCTGTGATTTAGCCAATACCATGATAGATGGTGGGGACTACTGTTCTATTGGGGTAACGAAAGGTCGAGAGGTGTTGAAATCATTTAGGCTAAATTTTAACCTATCGATTCAAAACTCACTACTAGCTAGTCTTATTCGAACAAATGGCAAAGTCATGCGGGAAAGCGGTTTTAGCTCTAGATTACTTTTTTCATACTCTAACGTTAGTGGTTGCAATAAAAAAAACATAGGCAAGAAGTTGAGCCAGAAGTATTTTGAAGAGTTTGAATTTAGAATCATGCGTATTGCAGAAAAATTTCATTTAGATAGGGTAATACAAATTGGAATCACTGCTGACGCTATGAGAGTTTTAAGTCAGTTGAATACCAAGTGCCATGACTCTACTAGGTATGGTGGTGAATATGAGAAATGTACTGACTTTATTAATAGAGTTCCGCAACACACCATAAAAGTAGCAGCATTAATGATGATGCTGGAAAATCCGGATGCAGAAGAGATAAATTCCTCGGTTATGGAGTCGGCCGTGGAGGTAATAAGTTATCATGCTGATGCATATTCTTTAATTTTTGAATCTGAGATTAACTATAATAAAGTAGGTATTGAGCTTGAGTCTAGAGATTTACTTGAGGTAATTAAGAATAAGCAAGATTTTTTTGGTTTACGAAAAGTATGGTTAATGCAAAATGGTCCGAAGGCATTAAGGCCAAAAAATAGGCTTGACTTGGCGCTAGAGTACTTAGAAAACTCAGGGCTGGTTGAAATTCGTGAATATAAAAATATAACTCATGTACGTGCAATTTTAATTTAA
- a CDS encoding YqaJ viral recombinase family nuclease, protein MCKKYGRAIRLASTVNLPREEWLRIRGLGIGSSDAAAAIGLSPYKSPLSLWLEKTHRRPPDDLSEKEAVIWGTVLEPVLATVYAQRTGLKVRKVNAVLQDPDYPFMLANLDREVLGHPDGTGVLEIKTASYFSAPQWEDGIPVAYQCQVLHQLAVTGHAWADVAVLIGGQDFRIYRIQRDEDKIADLIRLVSVFWQHITNDTQPTPDGSEDAAKALQWLFPRDDGQTLDLSESVEFNQLFSTLLSLRQSKEDVEAQEASVRQQIQNALGNASTAVFQEGRVTWKKSKDRLAPDLDRLTAAYPDLIQQYTKPVSGSRRFVVQAERRSAS, encoded by the coding sequence ATGTGCAAAAAATATGGACGTGCCATTCGTTTGGCGTCAACGGTAAATCTGCCCCGGGAAGAGTGGTTGCGTATTCGTGGCTTAGGCATTGGCTCGTCAGATGCTGCGGCAGCGATTGGTTTATCGCCTTACAAAAGCCCGCTTTCGCTGTGGCTGGAAAAAACACATCGCAGGCCACCTGATGATTTATCAGAAAAAGAAGCGGTGATCTGGGGTACGGTTTTAGAGCCAGTATTAGCAACGGTCTACGCCCAGCGAACCGGCTTAAAAGTACGCAAAGTTAACGCGGTGCTACAAGATCCTGATTACCCCTTTATGTTGGCAAATTTAGATCGGGAGGTATTAGGCCACCCCGATGGTACGGGTGTTTTAGAAATCAAAACGGCCAGTTATTTCTCTGCTCCTCAATGGGAAGATGGTATCCCGGTGGCTTATCAATGCCAGGTATTACATCAGCTTGCTGTGACTGGGCATGCCTGGGCTGACGTGGCGGTGTTAATAGGGGGTCAAGATTTTAGGATTTATCGCATCCAGCGTGATGAGGACAAGATTGCCGATTTAATCCGCTTGGTAAGCGTTTTTTGGCAACACATTACGAATGATACTCAACCCACTCCCGATGGCTCTGAGGATGCCGCCAAGGCCCTGCAATGGCTATTTCCAAGGGATGACGGTCAAACTTTAGATCTCTCTGAATCCGTTGAATTTAATCAGCTTTTCAGCACTTTGCTCTCGCTACGTCAGAGCAAAGAAGACGTTGAAGCACAAGAGGCCAGCGTGCGCCAGCAAATCCAAAATGCCCTTGGCAATGCCAGCACGGCAGTCTTTCAAGAGGGCCGTGTTACGTGGAAGAAAAGCAAAGACCGGCTGGCTCCTGATTTAGATCGCCTCACCGCAGCCTATCCCGATTTAATCCAGCAATACACCAAGCCCGTCAGCGGCTCACGCCGCTTTGTGGTTCAGGCCGAAAGGAGAAGCGCATCATGA
- the tssI gene encoding type VI secretion system tip protein TssI/VgrG: MMTFDLLASFAAAFNQDQRLISLQLGDGSVWSEQLLPQRVTGSEGINQAYRYQIDCLSPDGGLELKSLLGLPVVLSIENANGEAVERCGVISQAQLLGSDGGFAKYALTVEPPFALLRYRRTSRVFQDLSVPDIVKQVLAEHQEKNPVFASVQMLDFKLSGTHSPRSYCLQYRESDFDFLTRLLAEEGLAWLFNHLPGDSPQVQLLVFDDAFAIAEATDPFVRFHRADATEESDSLTEWQSQRQIGSSSVSLASFDYKATSTNQSSDESSIDQGDGGQQLQVSFEDYDPQSLYYASDAEGLSHYANLRQQAADAKKKSFSGSGTLRSLQAGQWFRLEDHPAHEWDSAEQREFAVTELKFTANNNLPADLTQQLSLVAPGLLVGAALAANNPPYQADFTAQRRGQPIVPAFAHIEHSKPKSFGVQTATVVGPAGSEVHTDEQGRIKIEFHWQRAAEHPEFGANMDDKSSCWIRVAYPSAGAGFGHQFIPRIGQEVLVDFIEGDIDRPIVTGVVHNGSHPVPTFSGAGALPANKTLSGIKAKEHEGGQYGELLFDDSKGEVRTKLSSEHGKTQLNLGYLIHPRTDGKGEPRGEGFELRSDKQGAIRANGLLISTEAKSGASGKQLDRSPAQSQLESALALAQSLGETATNQLADTIETGDDEQTIKPDNSPGGKATIGHLHHHVHASKSFEAGSNTDKDGKSQSKEQAGQQKIILLHGEDGVAITSPQSQTHTAGTNLDLIAQRDTNQTSGRRWIHNVGQHISLFVAGVKDKVALKLIAAKGQLQMQAQSDDIEITADKNAKFTAIKGKGLFNAKQEILLTAGGAYIRIKDGKIELHAPGKVSIKGGSHDWSGPASLNPPLPAFAGKAAAVGDIQLHHFYENMEGIKSGKYTLLDLNGNKHEGALDAEGKALVSGLPMGAISVAFQADPRAPKSQERKFDIPKWPQAPLAANKTVEEAQALSQLEGLIPEAGAKAAQLATQSAAPLVAEQLISAKALLGQAEQGLAKVQQGLDQLKQVQAKAEQAQALLDQARKKIL; this comes from the coding sequence ATGATGACTTTCGATCTCCTTGCCTCTTTCGCCGCTGCCTTTAATCAGGATCAGCGCCTCATCTCTCTTCAGCTTGGCGATGGCTCAGTGTGGAGTGAACAGTTATTGCCCCAGCGCGTAACAGGGAGTGAGGGCATCAATCAGGCATACCGCTACCAGATCGATTGCTTATCCCCCGATGGTGGATTAGAGCTTAAATCGCTACTGGGTTTGCCAGTCGTTCTGTCTATTGAAAATGCGAATGGTGAGGCGGTTGAGCGCTGCGGGGTCATTAGTCAGGCACAGCTTTTAGGTTCTGATGGCGGCTTCGCAAAGTACGCGCTGACAGTAGAGCCGCCTTTTGCTTTGCTTAGATACCGGCGCACTTCCCGCGTGTTCCAGGATTTATCTGTCCCCGACATTGTGAAGCAGGTACTGGCTGAGCATCAGGAAAAAAATCCGGTGTTTGCCTCGGTGCAAATGCTGGATTTCAAGCTCTCCGGCACGCATTCACCGCGATCCTATTGCTTACAATACCGCGAATCCGATTTCGATTTTCTGACACGATTATTAGCAGAGGAAGGCTTAGCCTGGTTATTTAATCATTTGCCGGGCGACAGCCCTCAGGTTCAGTTGCTCGTGTTTGATGATGCTTTTGCAATTGCAGAAGCGACGGATCCATTTGTTAGATTTCACAGAGCCGACGCCACGGAAGAGAGCGATAGTCTGACTGAATGGCAGAGCCAGCGGCAAATCGGCAGCAGCAGTGTGTCTTTGGCCAGCTTTGATTACAAAGCCACCAGCACTAACCAAAGCTCTGATGAAAGTAGCATCGATCAGGGTGATGGTGGACAGCAGCTGCAGGTAAGCTTCGAAGATTATGACCCGCAATCGCTCTATTACGCCAGCGACGCGGAAGGCTTAAGCCACTATGCTAATTTGCGTCAGCAGGCAGCGGATGCCAAAAAGAAATCCTTTAGCGGCTCTGGTACTTTACGCAGCCTGCAGGCCGGGCAGTGGTTCCGCCTGGAAGATCATCCCGCACATGAATGGGATAGCGCCGAGCAACGTGAATTTGCCGTTACCGAGCTGAAATTTACCGCAAACAATAACCTTCCAGCGGATCTCACCCAGCAACTTAGCTTAGTCGCGCCCGGCTTACTCGTAGGAGCGGCTTTAGCCGCGAATAATCCCCCTTATCAAGCCGATTTTACCGCCCAAAGGCGCGGCCAGCCGATCGTGCCCGCTTTTGCCCATATCGAACACAGCAAGCCCAAAAGCTTTGGCGTACAGACCGCCACCGTGGTCGGCCCTGCCGGATCAGAAGTCCACACCGATGAGCAAGGGCGCATAAAAATAGAATTCCACTGGCAGCGTGCCGCAGAGCATCCTGAGTTTGGCGCAAACATGGATGATAAGTCATCCTGCTGGATACGTGTCGCCTACCCATCGGCAGGTGCTGGCTTTGGGCATCAGTTCATCCCGCGCATCGGTCAGGAAGTGTTAGTCGATTTTATCGAAGGCGACATCGACCGGCCGATTGTCACTGGCGTGGTCCATAACGGTAGCCACCCTGTGCCGACATTCAGTGGCGCAGGCGCTTTGCCCGCCAATAAAACGTTATCCGGCATCAAAGCTAAAGAGCATGAAGGTGGCCAATACGGCGAGCTGCTGTTTGATGATAGCAAGGGCGAAGTCCGAACCAAGCTATCCAGCGAGCACGGTAAAACCCAGCTGAACCTCGGCTATCTGATACACCCGCGTACCGACGGTAAAGGTGAGCCACGCGGCGAAGGCTTTGAGCTGCGTAGTGATAAACAAGGCGCAATCCGCGCCAATGGCTTACTCATCAGCACCGAAGCCAAGAGTGGTGCATCTGGCAAGCAGCTCGATCGCAGCCCCGCGCAAAGCCAGCTGGAATCCGCCCTGGCACTGGCTCAAAGCCTGGGTGAAACAGCAACCAATCAGCTTGCCGATACGATTGAAACCGGCGACGATGAACAAACCATCAAGCCCGACAACAGCCCCGGCGGCAAAGCCACCATCGGCCATCTGCACCACCATGTGCACGCCAGCAAAAGCTTTGAAGCTGGGTCAAACACCGATAAAGATGGCAAAAGCCAATCCAAAGAGCAGGCAGGCCAGCAAAAAATCATCCTGCTGCACGGCGAGGATGGCGTAGCGATTACTAGCCCGCAAAGCCAGACGCACACCGCAGGCACCAACCTGGATTTGATTGCCCAGCGTGATACAAATCAAACCTCCGGCCGCCGCTGGATTCATAACGTCGGCCAGCATATCAGTCTGTTTGTAGCCGGGGTAAAAGATAAAGTTGCGTTAAAACTGATCGCCGCCAAAGGCCAGCTGCAAATGCAGGCGCAAAGCGACGATATCGAAATCACCGCCGACAAAAACGCTAAGTTCACAGCGATTAAAGGCAAGGGCCTTTTTAACGCCAAACAGGAAATTCTGCTCACTGCTGGTGGGGCTTATATCCGCATCAAAGATGGAAAGATCGAGCTGCATGCACCGGGAAAGGTGAGTATTAAAGGCGGCAGCCATGATTGGAGCGGGCCAGCGAGTTTAAATCCGCCTTTGCCAGCATTTGCAGGCAAGGCAGCTGCCGTGGGTGATATTCAGCTCCATCATTTCTATGAAAATATGGAAGGGATTAAAAGCGGCAAGTACACCTTACTGGATCTCAATGGAAATAAGCATGAAGGGGCGCTGGATGCGGAGGGCAAAGCGCTGGTGAGTGGCTTGCCGATGGGCGCAATCAGCGTTGCCTTTCAGGCGGACCCGCGAGCACCTAAAAGTCAGGAACGTAAATTCGATATTCCTAAATGGCCCCAAGCGCCTTTAGCTGCCAACAAGACCGTCGAGGAGGCGCAAGCTTTAAGCCAGCTGGAAGGGTTAATTCCTGAGGCCGGAGCTAAAGCGGCCCAGCTAGCGACTCAGTCTGCAGCACCATTGGTTGCTGAACAACTCATCTCTGCCAAAGCACTGCTGGGGCAGGCAGAGCAAGGCTTAGCGAAAGTTCAGCAAGGGCTGGATCAGCTGAAACAAGTTCAAGCCAAGGCGGAACAAGCGCAGGCCTTACTCGATCAAGCCAGAAAAAAAATACTTTGA
- a CDS encoding YagK/YfjJ domain-containing protein produces the protein MGLSNKYSEHFYAIESIDCNENGKSVIDMKKLVHDESELSAANDANELDQLCHIESLCQRILSSNELGFDINTNKMGRLQIRPKSLGRLMAQLSCLPSLPQLQIQFPNQEISPFVRLLLNIIDGQEWRHVPPFCVMSDGHCAGEHFNRALLKIRKKADDKGFKKEASIWSGMYSENFTGTMKYVDYLFSRYSRLLVVRLDLNFKEDYHARYDAALCKRHLDTFLNNRRNNSLFEHCVGYVWRIEYGKIMGFHCHCILFFNGNKVQQGINYADMVGQYWSKKIVGGYGSYHNSNKNTDVLKQLERLAVGMIHYSDVGMRKNLMRYVVSYLTKIDELIRLQIPENMPKFRTFGRGEIPKYREVKTLGRPRVIECADTV, from the coding sequence ATGGGATTAAGCAATAAGTATTCTGAGCATTTTTATGCTATTGAATCTATTGATTGCAATGAAAATGGGAAATCAGTTATTGATATGAAGAAACTAGTTCATGACGAAAGTGAGCTGAGTGCAGCAAACGATGCCAATGAGCTAGATCAGCTTTGTCATATTGAGAGTCTATGCCAAAGAATATTATCATCGAATGAATTAGGGTTTGATATTAATACGAATAAAATGGGGCGCCTGCAGATACGCCCCAAGAGCTTAGGCCGTTTAATGGCACAGCTCTCATGCTTACCAAGTTTACCGCAGCTTCAGATACAGTTCCCTAATCAAGAAATTAGTCCTTTTGTTCGGTTACTGCTCAATATCATCGATGGCCAGGAATGGCGTCATGTACCACCATTCTGTGTTATGTCCGATGGTCATTGTGCTGGTGAACACTTTAATCGTGCATTATTAAAAATACGTAAAAAGGCAGATGATAAAGGGTTTAAAAAAGAGGCCAGTATTTGGTCGGGTATGTACTCAGAAAATTTCACTGGAACGATGAAGTATGTTGATTACTTATTCTCCCGCTATAGCCGTTTATTAGTTGTACGGCTAGATCTTAATTTTAAAGAGGATTACCACGCTAGGTATGACGCTGCTTTGTGCAAGCGACACTTAGACACTTTTTTAAACAACAGACGGAACAACAGTCTATTTGAGCATTGCGTTGGGTATGTCTGGCGTATCGAGTATGGAAAAATAATGGGATTTCATTGCCATTGCATATTGTTCTTTAACGGTAATAAGGTGCAGCAGGGTATTAATTATGCGGACATGGTTGGGCAGTATTGGAGTAAGAAAATTGTAGGTGGATATGGTTCGTATCACAACAGCAATAAAAATACTGATGTGCTCAAGCAGCTAGAGCGTTTAGCTGTTGGCATGATTCATTATTCGGACGTAGGGATGCGAAAGAATTTGATGCGTTATGTGGTGAGTTACCTGACAAAAATCGATGAGCTGATCAGACTGCAAATCCCAGAGAATATGCCAAAGTTCAGAACATTTGGACGTGGAGAAATTCCAAAGTATCGCGAGGTTAAAACATTAGGAAGGCCACGTGTAATTGAATGCGCAGATACAGTATGA
- a CDS encoding recombination directionality factor has product MIKGLAITPPVIGRISIGKLIKKNDKLIPEKDDSFTLTTQVQNRDGWMLHPLHQQYADSSHNGKIRMIPVRVLFNDSNLNLRAEFSAFDRTTGRPLCVGDGEKAKRVSGEGIDEVACLTPERCAFAQEKGCKLFGRLNVQIEGQNDELGSFVFRTTGYNSVRTLAARLKYFEAVSGGNTRHLPLLLRLRAKSTTQSYRTPVFYVDLTLREEDSLAEAVCFARSEAIRYQEAGVETAQLEAAARQLLQNGQFEDGEEEMPLVLEEFYPEAETSEATLAVDQAPKLPTPKPTQLVRPARLTQKLGTANKPESKAA; this is encoded by the coding sequence ATGATTAAAGGATTAGCCATTACTCCGCCCGTGATTGGGCGCATTAGCATCGGCAAGTTGATTAAAAAGAACGACAAGCTGATCCCTGAGAAAGACGATAGCTTTACGCTCACCACCCAAGTGCAAAACCGTGACGGCTGGATGCTGCACCCCCTGCACCAGCAATACGCTGACAGCAGCCATAACGGCAAGATCCGCATGATTCCGGTGCGGGTTTTGTTTAACGATAGTAATTTGAATTTACGTGCTGAATTTAGTGCGTTTGATCGCACTACGGGCAGGCCACTTTGTGTGGGTGATGGGGAAAAAGCCAAGCGCGTTAGTGGGGAAGGGATAGACGAGGTAGCTTGCCTTACTCCAGAGCGTTGCGCTTTTGCTCAAGAGAAAGGCTGCAAGCTGTTTGGCCGCTTGAATGTGCAGATCGAGGGGCAGAACGATGAACTGGGCTCGTTTGTGTTTCGCACCACCGGCTATAACTCGGTACGCACGCTGGCAGCAAGGCTAAAGTATTTTGAAGCGGTCAGTGGTGGCAATACCCGCCATCTGCCTTTACTGCTGAGGCTACGCGCAAAAAGCACCACGCAATCGTATCGAACACCGGTGTTCTACGTCGATCTCACTTTAAGGGAAGAAGACAGCCTGGCTGAAGCGGTGTGCTTTGCCCGTAGTGAAGCCATCCGTTACCAAGAGGCAGGGGTAGAAACAGCGCAATTAGAGGCTGCAGCCAGACAGCTTTTACAGAATGGCCAGTTTGAAGACGGTGAAGAAGAAATGCCCTTGGTACTGGAAGAATTCTATCCAGAAGCAGAAACCAGCGAGGCCACTTTAGCTGTTGATCAAGCCCCTAAACTCCCTACACCCAAACCTACTCAGCTGGTGCGCCCGGCAAGGCTGACCCAAAAGCTGGGGACGGCCAACAAGCCCGAATCGAAAGCAGCCTAA
- a CDS encoding DUF932 domain-containing protein gives MAHLVETMAFVGQEPWHGLGSKLTAQQPLEIWQAEAGMNWSIDQSDVLFNVAPGGMHIRSHSDSKVLYRSDTLAPLSVVSSRYNVVQPHDVLQFYNDLVSAGGFELETAGVLKGGKKLWALARTGQEAMLKGKDNVKAYLLLATSCDGSMCTTAQFTSVRVVCNNTLQMAVGDATGAVKVPHSTKFDPKAIKESLGIGLSSWDLFIGNMKQLSQRSVSEIEVAQFFGEVLSEQASEAEEPQVSRAMQQVIALYSGAGMGSLLTSSRGTAWGLLNAVTEFVDHQRRARNQDYRLDSAWFGQGAQLKQKALNTALALLN, from the coding sequence ATGGCACATCTCGTAGAAACAATGGCTTTTGTAGGCCAAGAGCCCTGGCATGGTTTGGGTAGTAAATTAACTGCACAGCAGCCTTTAGAAATTTGGCAGGCGGAGGCAGGAATGAATTGGTCTATCGATCAAAGTGACGTGTTATTCAATGTTGCACCTGGCGGCATGCACATACGTTCGCACAGCGATTCAAAGGTGCTGTATCGATCAGATACCTTAGCGCCGCTCTCGGTGGTCTCTAGTCGCTATAACGTGGTGCAGCCGCATGACGTGCTGCAGTTTTATAACGATCTGGTCAGCGCTGGAGGCTTTGAGCTGGAAACGGCGGGGGTATTGAAGGGAGGCAAGAAGCTGTGGGCTTTAGCCCGCACTGGTCAAGAGGCGATGCTGAAAGGCAAAGATAACGTTAAAGCTTATCTGCTTCTGGCGACCAGCTGTGATGGCTCGATGTGCACAACGGCGCAATTTACCTCGGTGCGGGTGGTTTGTAATAACACGCTGCAAATGGCCGTGGGCGATGCTACCGGCGCAGTCAAGGTGCCACATTCCACTAAGTTTGATCCTAAGGCCATTAAAGAATCGCTTGGTATTGGCTTGTCGTCGTGGGATCTCTTTATTGGCAATATGAAACAGCTTTCCCAGCGTTCAGTTTCTGAAATTGAAGTGGCTCAATTCTTTGGCGAAGTGCTGAGTGAGCAAGCTTCTGAAGCAGAAGAGCCACAGGTTTCTCGTGCCATGCAGCAGGTGATTGCGCTGTATAGCGGTGCGGGGATGGGCTCCTTGCTAACCAGTAGCCGTGGTACAGCCTGGGGCTTACTCAATGCAGTGACGGAGTTTGTGGATCACCAAAGACGCGCCCGCAATCAAGACTACCGCCTCGATTCCGCATGGTTTGGGCAAGGGGCACAACTCAAGCAAAAAGCCTTAAATACGGCGCTGGCCCTACTGAACTGA